The sequence below is a genomic window from Ipomoea triloba cultivar NCNSP0323 chromosome 10, ASM357664v1.
GCAACTCCCTGATGCatggcattattattattgttgcttcTTCTTTCAAGTCTTCCCACTCCTCCCACTCCTCACAATATGAGAACTCCAATTTCTTCAGCTTTGGAAAAGCAACACCACCTACTTCTGTTACTCCCAAAAAATCACTCCCTACATATCTTAGCTCTTTCATCTCGCTTATGAAAAGAGTCTCCAGAGAAGGCAGTTTGCCTAATGGAGGCAAAGATGAACAATTTACGCACCTCCTGATTTCAAGAATCCGTAGATTATCAAGGGACAGTAAAATCCAGGAAGGGAGGTGGATTCCTCCGTACCCATTAAGTTCCAAGGTTTGCAGTTTCGGAGGTGGTTTCAGAGCATCTATTCCCACACTGACTCTCGGGCAGTCTTTGATCTCCAAAGACTCCAGCCTACTTAAGAGGTGATGTGGCACTGTCTTaagtttcctgcaatattttagTTGCAACTCCCTTATGCatggcattattattattgttgcttcTTCTTTCAAGTCTTCCCACTCCTCCCACTCGGGACAATTATAGAACTTCAAGTTCTTCAGCTTTGGAAATGCAACACCACCTACTTCTGCTACTCCCAAAAACTCACTCACTACATATCTTAGCTCTTTCATTCCCGCTATGGAAAGAGTCTCCAGAGAAGGCAGTTTGCCTAATGGAGGCAAAGATGAACAATTTACGCACCCATTGATTTCAAGAATCCGTAGATTAAGGGACAGTGTAATCCAGGAAGGGAAGTGGATTCCTCTGTACTCATTAAGTTTCAAGGTTTGCAGTTCCGGAGGTGGATTCAGAGCTTCCATCACATCTATTCCCACATCGACTCCATCACTGAAATTCAAACACAATGTTTTGATGTGCTTCTTGTTTCTCAATTCTGCTTTCTCTGCTTCCTCCACATCTGTTGCGTTATTCAGATCgcacaaaaaaaatatggaCAGCTCCCCTTTGAGTTGGTTCAGCTTCTCCATGTATTCCAATATACTTGACTCTTTCCCCACCTTAAACTCACTTAAACTACAAAGCTGAGTTAGCTTTGCGATACCTTGGGGCATCATCTCTAGCCTATTGGTGTATCTGATGTTAAGGTGTCTCAAGTTTATCAAATTTCCAATCCCTTCAGGTAGTCTAGAAAAATGCTCACATCTTTCGAGAACTAAAGTTTGCAAGTTCTCCAAAGAACAAATTGTATCGGGCAACGTCTCTACTTCGCTCCAACTTAAATTGATGTATCTTAGCTGACTCAAATCTCCAATCTTATCAGGTAGTCTAGAAAATTGGCTACAGTATCCAAGATCTAAAGTTTGCAAGTTCTCCAAAGAACAAATTGTATCGGGCAACGTCTCTACTTTGCTACAACTTAAATCAATGTATCTTAATTGACGCAAATTTCCAATCCCATCCGGCAGTCTTGAAAATTTCTGACATCTTTTAAGATCTAAAGTTTGCAAGTTATATAAAGAACAAACTGCATCTGGTAACTCATTTACAACACTCTCACTTAGATCAATGTACCTTAGATGAAGCAAATTTCCTATCTTCTTTGGGAGTTTTTCCAATTCACAACCATGCAAACTTAATACTCTCACAGATTTCAGACCATTTAACAAATCAAGAGTAAGTTGTGCGGGAGAAAGGTCTTCAGCAGAAAAGCTACGAAGTTTTCCAATATCACAAATGGAAGGGAGATTCATATTCCTACCCCATGACTGAAGATGACGTAGATTTTTAAATCCAACCTTATCCTCATGCTGGTCAATATTGTAGCATTCATTTCTAGTAAGAAATTGGGCAAAATCATGCACTATGTCATGCATTTTGCAAGATTTGATAATGTTGGAATCCATGTCATCTTTCTTCAAATCTTGGAAGAAAGAGCGCATTGCTAAACCCCCAAATAACTCCCTGCCTTTTGATTCCGTCGTCACATAACCTTGTGCCATCCAAATTCTGATGAGCTCATCTACCTCCATTTCATAATCTTTGGGAAAGACAGCACAGTATGAAAAACATTGCTTCATCTTTGGGGTCAAATCATTGTAGCTTAGATACAAATGAGGGAAGAGTTCTGTTACCACTTCATCCGACTCCCAAATTTTATTGTCTAAAACATTTTGCCAATCATCTCTAGTGTGTTTGAAACATAGCAGGCTTCCCATGACCTTAACAGCAAGTGGCAATCCTTTGCACTTTTGAGCAATTTTGTGACCAATATCTTTCAGTTTCTCACAATCCTCTTCGCTTCTCCCAGAAAATGCTATCCTGCTAAACAACAACCAAGCTTCGGAGTCAGATATTAGATCCAACTGATGCAGATACACACTTCCCATCATTTTAGCAACCCTCTCACTTCTTGAGGTGACCAAGATTCTACTCCCGGGGAGTCCATCCTTGAGAGAGTTCTTCAATGGCTCCCACTTCGCAGATTGCTCTGTCCACACATCATCCATCACAAGTAGGAACCTTTTCCCAGACAAAGTGCTTTTGATCTTTTCCAGTAAGAGTTGGAGCTGGGACAGATCCGTGGAGCTTTTAGTGATTGACTCAACAATGgcttttgcaatcttgatctggTCAAAGGGGTCGGAAACACAAATCCACACCCTTTCATCCCCAAAATGAGTCTTGATCTGTTCATCCTCAAAGACTAGTTGAGCAAGGGTAGTTTTCCCTATCCCTCCCGCGCCCACTATGGAAATCACAAGGGGCCCATTTcttgcttcttcttctccaggaTTCTCCAGTAACTTGCTTATTAAAGCACTGGCATCGGATTTCCTACCTTGAATCTGTGACGCATCCACATCAAACGCAGTGGTGACTCGCATCAATTCTTGATCAGAGTGTGATGCTGCAGAAGTGTGTGTTATAGATGATGCATAATCAAATTTGAACTGATCTTTCTCTTTCGTAATCCGATCAAGTGTTGAATCAAGCTCCTTTATTTTGTTGGCGATGTCTCGATGCATAACAAACCTTTTGAATTTGGAACGCGAAGGCAGGAAAGAGCTGCGACTTGCCTCGGGGCTCTCGATCTGTTGTCTCAGACTTCTGGTTCTCCACTCGTCCAGAACATCGTCCACTTGGTAGCTGAAGTCTTTGATATTTTCGATCCAGAGCTCGATGCCATTTTCCTTAAAGCTTCTCTTCTCTGCATCATCCAATACCTTCCTGATATTCTCGAGCTTTGATGAGAGGTTTGCGATCTCCTTCTCCACACCCAAAGCTCTTTTTAGCTCCTGGGCTTGGTGCTTCAGGATGTTGATCAGCTGCTCGACAACAGTGGAGATGAGAGCGTCGGCCATGGTCGTTGACTCTGTGGTTGAAAGGTACTTTGAGAGATGATAAGGTTTGCTAATGTATGGGTGTGCAAATTTTGGTAACTGAAAAATATAGGTTAATGTACAGACCAACAaaatttggttaattatttttttaattaaaatattttagttggAATAAtgtttaagaatttaaattattgattaaatCTGTTTGAAAATTTGATTAACTATATAGTCCGTGAAGGCTGATTCTGTGAGTATGGGACCTAAAAAGAAGGAAAGATTTGAATGCTTGATGGGGACTACTCTTTTGAGTGTTGGACCTACTCTGTGTAAGTATTGGACCTATTTTTGAATGCTTGATGGGGACCGTGCGCTAAGCACACTAtgttcctcttttttttttttttttttttttttttttttttttttttttttttNAAAACTTTCGCttgtagaaaaaaaaagatttccTCAAAATCTTCCTCTCCCATTAGTTAAAAACCCATGTTTAGTTTTTCTACTCTACAAAAATCCATAGAAGTGCACTGGGAAGCTctaaattgtttattattatttaagtaatcatatattattttatgttattaaatttcaactagtattttcatcCGTGTGTTGCACggaattaattttgttatagtattttaagaatatttggatcgatatataattatataaattataacattaatattatatagtgcaaatgatgaaattggttggatcgattatgttttataatgttattcttgcttgaattcgagcaaataattgtccaattatctgTGCTATAcacggataaatttttaattatatatttagataataaaattaaagataaaattattaaaaaaaattataatattgaacgtgtacaattatttgattataagattagtacaaaagtgtcactcaattaattgaataatgacaaatacttgtgtgagaccatctcatggGTTTTTTATACGTGAGACaggtcagatctttgattaatgaggtcaaagatctaACTGATTAGTTAAAGATTTGAcccattaataatttaaaaaaaaaaaaaaaaagactcgtctcacggattgagataTGCGAGACGATCTCACATAAGTACTGTTACccttgaataatatatgacttgctTGTCTGTAATTAttatcgatatgtaatatgatttatgtaattatattaattactaaaatatagagaaataatttaattgtaatctaaactatatataaaagtaaaatctttctatttaatttttccgctcaaacttttgtagtcaattaattaaatattttattcatcaaataattaatatattttatttggtaagaaaatgtaaaatggaaattaactaatattaacgtaataacataataataccgtgtagaaaagacatattaattatgtaataacataaacatatataattgataatattatgtatggtatGTTAGAAAAATTCATACATACGCAGCGGAAGCATCAAATCGCTTCTTCTAAGATTCTATGTAAAAAGGAAGTTAGAAGATTTTACCATTGAAGCGTGCTTTGACAGAATCAACAGCTTGAACCGTCCAATTGTACGGCTTCTAGTCTGTCCATCGGTCGGGCACGCGAGAACTCCAGAGATTTTACATGAAAACTCTTTTTTGACTTATCTCTGTACTACTTCTCACTATAAGAAATAGGgtaagacatatatatatatagcttgggtttgggcccaaaggtgctagccttatatatatatagcttgggtttgggcccaaaggtgCTAGCCTTAAAAGTCCAAAACTACCCAAtattaaatggcaaaaacttgtgggataccgtctcaccatgagacgggtcgggtcgggtcaagatgcaaatgtaacacttatatgcacaaatgtcatacttatatactcaaatgtaatactaatcaggaataaaaattttgttacttattagggtaaatgtaatacttttaagagaaaaaatacaatacttttacatttcgatttaaaagtattacatttttcctcaaaagtattatatttgctcttataagtgagaggcacttgtcaacattacttattatgaaaaatgtattactttttcttttataagtaacaaaaattgtatttttttattagtgttatatttgagcatataagtatgacatttgcatgcatggtgctttgacccgacccgacccgtctcacgaatccttattcgtgagacggtctcacacaagtgtgacccatattaAATTAagtcattaatcaaatattaatgtattaattcaatattgataactctttatcaatttcttttaaagttctcagcattaccacgaaccattaaggtgtgactttctagTTTTATggtcaaactagcaacgagtaatatttaataactcattattaaataaatcgtaagtcatgagtgacacctagcagtatgtcatgactacctagctgacaatgaatatattttaatattatatatatatatatatatatatatatatatatatatatatatatatatatatatatatatatatatatatataatattattagtacaaaatcaattatactttataatggAAACTATAATTGATTATGTACTAataatcactgttgcaaaaatccccgcctaggcaccagtctaggcgctaggcgctcctaggtAGCCGGCTGCCTAGCGTCTAACTCgaccgactgggccgagttaGCAGCTGACTAGGCCAAATTTGGcggagttaactcgcccaactcggcagagttagccgagttaattaactcgagcgagtcggcattggtaattttattattatatttatatatatttaaatttatttatttatataagtaagataagtaagagagagagaaagagagagagagagagagagagagagagagatatatatatatatatatatatatatatatatatatatatatatatatatatatatatatataatatgacatacaaccacacacatgaattaattttttgtttttataggtcgcccgCCGCCTAAAACCGCCTAGGCACCaactagcgcctactgcaaccatgctaaTAATATTCTAACACACgcacgcgcgcgcgcacacacacacacacacatatatatcgCGTGCAGGTGCGTACGGGCCGCctaggagagaactgagaaAGAATCGCAGCGCGCCACATATCcaagatgtagttgcacctaatgttataactaggtttATGCTCAGTGTACTTAGTATTTAGTGAagtataattaggtgcacctaggttgcacccaagtgcataaatattaacaagttaaattacttgcacttgtaagtgaaaatatgtgtgAAAATATgggcacttgtaagtgaaactaggtgcacttataaggcCTTCCACAATAGTTAAGCTTAGGTGTGActtttgaggagattttgtaagtgtgattaggaaaaagaaaataagagtagaggaaaaaaagaaaaggaaaaacaaaaaacaaaacaaaaactgaaataaaaaaattttacgCGCCCGCCTGGACGCGAATTTTGCGCCTCACGCACGCGTGAGGCGCAATAAAATTCTGAAATGGGACCCATTCTAACCTGCAAAACACTCCTCTTTGCAGGAGAAAGATTTCAACAAAATCACTTCTCTCCCATTTGCTAAAAGCTGACCAATCGGATCTTACTGTTCCAAATGCAAGTGAAAAGCCACCATTGGGGATGGcctaacacaattacttgcatcaaagtttgagttatttacgaaaatgccaccgcgtcgtttttttttttaaaattacatctgattcatTAATCTTGATACGTGGAtagctgtgaagcgttctcatttccttcttggacggcagttcgcatgggagcgcaccatatatatatatatatatatcataataattacacagAAGAATGAAATGATAatctatttttgtactaataatattataccttaaatataaaataaaaatattagaggattatgttaatatataattaatattttgatacATTAATTTCGGCTAGGAAATAATTaggttaaaaataattaataagaatattgGGCATTATCAATGTCATAAAAATGAGTTTTGGGAATCCAATTTTCAATCTTGGAATCTCTCATCCAGACATCCAGTCACATAGTTGTTCTCCTTAGCCTACCTCCCACTATAATCATCCCAATGAAAACAATGAAAACAAGCCTAATTTGAGCAATTTATTTCAGTTTGTGGAAGTGTGGTCAAAGATACAAGATTATGTGTGTTTTTTTAGACGGTGATATTatcaatgcacataagaatgaAGACGAAGGCCCAGATTATTAATGAAACTTCAAGCTCCGGAACCTAGTTTTCAAGTTATGAAACGgtttgcgattcaagttttctatagcataactagaaaaattatttctatgtttgactgtaaggaatgattTACCGTTTCATTCATCGTTgttgtaaacgttttatgttttGATTTAATGAAATAGCAACGTTtactctaatttaaaaaaaatcatcccAAAAATTATTGTCTTGTAGCTTTCCCCACTGCATCTTCACATGCCGAGCAGAGAATTCAGCTACCACTTATAATATTTTAGCTTTCAAAGTGGGACAAAGACAcgcaaaaaaaatataaaaatatttttaaaaaaaattaaaaaaaaaagtgggacAAAGGCACCACTAACtttatttttgaatacaactaaccCTAACTATCTGTTCATCTATCCTATtttcaacctgttgaagcacaaagagtcaatttctatatctcctccactgagacccgaactcatgacctttcatttgaggaaggccactacatgccatttgagcacaaggtgcttggcagaCCCAACAATTTAATACTGCAATACTATATTCGAAAGATGGGAACAAGAACAAAACACTTCATTAAATTGATGTAATGACTCGGATGTCAAAACTTCAAAAGCTAGCTAGCAATATGTTGTGACAGACAATGAGCTGTTAACGTTGCCACCATAAGACCTTCTACATGTTGAATTTGTTAGGttttggaatagtaaaaattaatgtttaaatttttaataaatatgtggtgaatttttgaagaaattttTCTCATGTAAATGTGAAGATTTTAACAGAATAAGGTGAAGCTCACTGTCACGAGAGAGTTGTGCTTCACGTGCGTGTGGCGCAACTCTC
It includes:
- the LOC116032850 gene encoding putative disease resistance protein RGA3 is translated as MADALISTVVEQLINILKHQAQELKRALGVEKEIANLSSKLENIRKVLDDAEKRSFKENGIELWIENIKDFSYQVDDVLDEWRTRSLRQQIESPEASRSSFLPSRSKFKRFVMHRDIANKIKELDSTLDRITKEKDQFKFDYASSITHTSAASHSDQELMRVTTAFDVDASQIQGRKSDASALISKLLENPGEEEARNGPLVISIVGAGGIGKTTLAQLVFEDEQIKTHFGDERVWICVSDPFDQIKIAKAIVESITKSSTDLSQLQLLLEKIKSTLSGKRFLLVMDDVWTEQSAKWEPLKNSLKDGLPGSRILVTSRSERVAKMMGSVYLHQLDLISDSEAWLLFSRIAFSGRSEEDCEKLKDIGHKIAQKCKGLPLAVKVMGSLLCFKHTRDDWQNVLDNKIWESDEVVTELFPHLYLSYNDLTPKMKQCFSYCAVFPKDYEMEVDELIRIWMAQGYVTTESKGRELFGGLAMRSFFQDLKKDDMDSNIIKSCKMHDIVHDFAQFLTRNECYNIDQHEDKVGFKNLRHLQSWGRNMNLPSICDIGKLRSFSAEDLSPAQLTLDLLNGLKSVRVLSLHGCELEKLPKKIGNLLHLRYIDLSESVVNELPDAVCSLYNLQTLDLKRCQKFSRLPDGIGNLRQLRYIDLSCSKVETLPDTICSLENLQTLDLGYCSQFSRLPDKIGDLSQLRYINLSWSEVETLPDTICSLENLQTLVLERCEHFSRLPEGIGNLINLRHLNIRYTNRLEMMPQGIAKLTQLCSLSEFKVGKESSILEYMEKLNQLKGELSIFFLCDLNNATDVEEAEKAELRNKKHIKTLCLNFSDGVDVGIDVMEALNPPPELQTLKLNEYRGIHFPSWITLSLNLRILEINGCVNCSSLPPLGKLPSLETLSIAGMKELRYVVSEFLGVAEVGGVAFPKLKNLKFYNCPEWEEWEDLKEEATIIIMPCIRELQLKYCRKLKTVPHHLLSRLESLEIKDCPRVSVGIDALKPPPKLQTLELNGYGGIHLPSWILLSLDNLRILEIRRCVNCSSLPPLGKLPSLETLFISEMKELRYVGSDFLGVTEVGGVAFPKLKKLEFSYCEEWEEWEDLKEEATIIIMPCIRELLLFHCEKLKTVPHHLLSRLQESLKIYFCPRLKVE